A stretch of Desulfotalea psychrophila LSv54 DNA encodes these proteins:
- a CDS encoding metal ABC transporter solute-binding protein, Zn/Mn family, which yields MKNRLLLLLSTILFFSTPCHGQTIPTVFVSIPPQKFFIDSIAGGNVQVQIMVNPGANPITYEPKPSQMIALSRSIAYFSIGVPFEQAWLDRIRGVNSHMNLIPTDKGIKKRKMTAQHGADGPGTDPHIWLSPRLVKVQALTIKDALIKLIPEKQSVFEKNYRTFLLQIDQLEQEIGASLLGQADKKFLVFHPSWGYFARDFGLTQVAIEIEGKEPKPAQLTAIIKECQQAGIRIIFAQPQFSQRSARTIAKAIRGQVILIDPLGENWLQNMRDVANKLQELTE from the coding sequence ATGAAAAACAGATTACTTCTCCTCCTGAGTACCATCCTCTTTTTCAGCACTCCCTGCCATGGCCAAACAATCCCCACTGTTTTCGTCAGTATCCCCCCACAGAAATTCTTTATTGACAGTATAGCAGGTGGAAATGTACAGGTGCAGATCATGGTCAATCCAGGCGCCAACCCCATTACCTATGAGCCTAAGCCATCGCAAATGATAGCCCTGAGCCGAAGTATCGCCTATTTTTCCATAGGGGTACCATTTGAGCAGGCTTGGCTGGATCGCATCAGGGGAGTAAATTCCCATATGAATCTGATACCTACGGACAAGGGCATCAAAAAAAGGAAGATGACCGCTCAGCATGGAGCAGATGGCCCGGGAACAGACCCGCATATCTGGCTCTCTCCCCGGTTAGTAAAGGTTCAAGCGCTGACCATCAAGGATGCTCTGATTAAACTCATCCCTGAAAAGCAGTCTGTCTTTGAAAAAAATTACCGCACCTTCCTCCTCCAAATAGATCAGTTAGAGCAGGAGATAGGCGCCTCTCTGCTGGGACAGGCAGACAAGAAATTTTTGGTCTTCCATCCCTCCTGGGGATACTTCGCCCGGGACTTTGGTCTCACTCAGGTTGCCATAGAGATAGAGGGCAAGGAACCCAAACCTGCCCAACTGACGGCAATTATCAAGGAGTGCCAGCAGGCCGGCATTCGTATCATTTTTGCCCAACCTCAATTCTCCCAAAGAAGTGCTCGCACCATCGCCAAGGCAATAAGAGGCCAGGTGATTCTCATCGACCCCCTAGGCGAAAATTGGCTGCAAAATATGCGGGATGTTGCCAACAAACTCCAAGAACTGACAGAATAA
- a CDS encoding metal ABC transporter permease: MLEALQFEFMRNALMAGMLASILCGIIGSLIVINRLVFLSGGIAHSAYGGIGLAAFCGWPYLLGATGFSLVSAMVMAAVSIKAKHRADTIIGVIWALGMAIGILLLDMTPGYNVDLMSYLFGSILSVPTADLGIMAAIGCIILFVVGFFFSDISAMSYDEEFAQVRGVPVRPLYFLLIGIVAITVVMVVQLVGLILVIALLSIPAHIAEKYTKSLLGMMGLSCLLGMGFILGGLWLSYTYDLTSGATIIFFAGVVFFLSLGLDKIISFLRKRRIVLAHRPS, translated from the coding sequence ATGCTTGAAGCCCTCCAATTTGAATTTATGCGTAATGCCCTTATGGCGGGAATGCTGGCCAGCATACTCTGTGGCATCATCGGTAGTCTCATCGTTATTAACCGACTGGTCTTTCTCTCGGGTGGCATCGCCCACAGCGCCTACGGAGGCATCGGTCTGGCAGCATTCTGCGGTTGGCCCTACCTGCTGGGGGCCACAGGTTTTTCCCTGGTCTCTGCCATGGTTATGGCCGCTGTCTCCATCAAGGCCAAGCATCGGGCCGATACCATCATTGGTGTTATATGGGCCCTGGGCATGGCCATAGGTATCCTCCTCCTTGATATGACGCCTGGCTATAACGTCGACCTGATGAGCTACCTCTTTGGCAGCATCCTCAGTGTCCCCACTGCAGATCTGGGCATAATGGCAGCCATAGGCTGCATTATCTTATTTGTGGTAGGATTTTTCTTCAGTGATATTTCGGCGATGTCCTATGACGAGGAATTTGCTCAGGTACGGGGCGTGCCCGTCCGTCCGCTCTACTTCCTCCTCATCGGCATTGTGGCCATCACCGTGGTGATGGTTGTCCAGCTTGTGGGATTGATCCTGGTCATAGCCCTGCTGAGCATCCCGGCCCATATCGCTGAAAAGTATACCAAGTCCCTATTAGGAATGATGGGCCTCTCCTGCCTTCTCGGTATGGGATTTATTCTGGGCGGACTCTGGCTCTCCTACACCTACGACCTCACCTCGGGAGCCACCATTATCTTCTTTGCCGGAGTCGTCTTCTTTCTCTCTCTAGGCCTGGACAAGATAATTTCCTTCCTGCGCAAACGAAGAATCGTCCTAGCCCACAGGCCCTCTTAA
- a CDS encoding metal ABC transporter ATP-binding protein — protein MQVPLIEIRDLCHSYQNQEVLHHINLEVYHGDFISIIGPNGGGKTTLLKLIIGLLKPTRGEILIKGQPFDKERATIGYVPQYINHNLNFPATALDVVLMGCHRPARRFKLGHCKKDREAAQLSLEKIGIENCAEKKIRDLSGGQRQRVLIARALVSEPELLVLDEPTASIDTKGQTDFYNLLQELNKDITILMVSHDLLMISSYAKSIACLNKGLSYHPTFTSFNDVLNAFYSCSVKNSCLSTTLSQEHLQIHQKGSL, from the coding sequence ATGCAAGTACCCCTTATCGAAATCAGAGATCTCTGCCACTCCTACCAGAATCAGGAGGTATTGCACCATATAAACCTGGAGGTATATCATGGTGATTTTATCTCTATAATTGGCCCAAACGGCGGGGGAAAAACAACCCTTTTAAAATTGATCATCGGCCTGCTCAAACCTACCCGGGGTGAGATCCTTATCAAGGGCCAGCCCTTTGATAAGGAGAGGGCCACCATCGGCTATGTACCTCAATACATCAATCACAACCTCAACTTCCCCGCAACCGCCCTCGATGTCGTTTTAATGGGTTGCCATAGACCCGCCAGGAGATTTAAGCTCGGCCACTGTAAAAAAGATCGAGAGGCAGCCCAACTCTCCCTTGAAAAAATTGGCATTGAGAACTGTGCAGAAAAAAAAATCAGGGATCTCTCCGGTGGACAACGGCAGAGAGTGCTCATTGCCAGAGCCCTGGTCTCAGAACCTGAACTGCTGGTACTCGACGAACCTACAGCCAGTATCGATACCAAAGGGCAGACAGATTTTTATAATTTACTTCAGGAGCTGAACAAAGATATCACCATCCTCATGGTCAGCCATGATCTCCTGATGATCTCCTCCTATGCAAAGTCAATTGCCTGCCTCAATAAAGGCCTCAGCTACCACCCAACATTTACATCCTTTAACGATGTGCTCAATGCCTTCTACTCCTGCTCTGTCAAAAATTCCTGCCTCTCTACTACCCTCAGTCAGGAGCATTTACAAATTCACCAAAAGGGGAGTCTCTGA
- a CDS encoding chloride channel protein: MPFKKKSLSAFLDRQAPPEGLLLLGLAILIGVITGVGSVIFIKLIHLIQSFFYTGVYEKIPFLGKWIYVVAPVIGGLLVGPLILLAKEAKGHGVPEVMQALVLRGGRIRGRVAAAKIVASAICIGTGGSAGREGPIIQVGAAFGSSLGQILKLSDERIRNLVACGAAAGIAATFNAPIAGVVFAIEVLMFNIHIRAFGNVVISSVAASIVSRLFLGHGAAFAVPTYTMANPVELVLYFILGLTAALVGVFFIRILDVAETVFDNWDFPQIFKPAVGAACLGVIGLIYMSFPGFVDPNATGVHGPITAAPIPHMFGTGFPFIGYALQGKGSFWVLLMLVFLKPLATTFTLGSGNSGGVFAPSLFTGAMLGGAMGHVFLYFFPGITGNIGAYALVGMAALFSATARAPLTAMLIVFEMSGDYEMILPLMIAGVTACYVAQWLHPESIYTTKLAKRGVRFSGGRDMDIMQGVRVSEVMRNRPVTVHKNQPISELLALFQETNLLGFPVVADDNKVWGIVTLQDMHKAESKPDFSSKGLVVADIATEDPITAFSDEPIWTAIQKMSPRDLARLPVVSRDGSGQLCGVISRSDILRAYDVGVMRKQRGQFVEGQVDLRKQTENAFMEFVISESDTCNQKCIRDLSLPEHVNLVSIKRAGEIIIPRGKTQLLAGDVVSIYGKIKENEETKNMLSCSSPS; the protein is encoded by the coding sequence CTTGCCATCCTCATTGGAGTCATTACAGGTGTTGGTTCTGTAATTTTCATCAAACTCATCCACCTTATCCAGTCCTTTTTCTACACTGGTGTGTACGAGAAAATACCTTTTCTGGGCAAATGGATATATGTTGTCGCCCCAGTCATAGGTGGCCTGCTGGTCGGGCCCCTGATCCTCCTTGCCAAGGAGGCAAAGGGACACGGCGTTCCCGAGGTCATGCAGGCTCTGGTGCTCCGAGGAGGACGAATTCGCGGACGAGTTGCAGCCGCCAAGATCGTAGCCTCGGCAATCTGTATCGGCACGGGTGGTTCTGCCGGTCGTGAAGGCCCAATCATCCAGGTCGGTGCAGCCTTTGGCTCCAGCCTCGGGCAAATACTCAAACTCTCCGACGAACGAATTCGCAACCTGGTGGCCTGTGGCGCAGCAGCAGGTATTGCTGCCACCTTTAATGCCCCCATCGCAGGCGTTGTCTTTGCCATAGAAGTACTGATGTTTAACATCCACATCCGGGCCTTTGGTAATGTGGTAATCTCCTCGGTGGCCGCATCCATCGTCAGTAGACTTTTCCTGGGCCATGGAGCCGCCTTCGCCGTACCTACCTACACAATGGCCAACCCCGTTGAACTAGTTCTCTACTTCATCCTTGGTCTTACCGCCGCTCTGGTTGGTGTTTTCTTCATCCGCATTCTTGATGTCGCTGAGACTGTCTTTGATAACTGGGATTTTCCACAGATATTCAAACCTGCCGTCGGCGCAGCCTGTCTGGGCGTTATCGGCCTTATCTATATGTCCTTCCCAGGCTTTGTTGATCCAAACGCTACCGGCGTTCACGGCCCTATTACCGCTGCCCCCATTCCTCATATGTTCGGCACCGGCTTTCCCTTCATTGGATATGCACTGCAGGGTAAGGGCTCCTTTTGGGTCCTCCTCATGCTGGTATTCTTAAAACCGCTGGCCACCACCTTCACCCTGGGCTCGGGTAACTCCGGTGGCGTTTTTGCCCCATCTCTTTTCACCGGGGCAATGCTCGGTGGAGCAATGGGACATGTTTTTCTCTACTTCTTCCCTGGAATCACAGGAAACATTGGCGCCTATGCCCTCGTCGGCATGGCAGCTCTCTTCTCGGCAACAGCCCGGGCTCCACTAACAGCAATGCTTATTGTCTTTGAGATGAGTGGCGATTACGAGATGATCCTGCCACTTATGATTGCCGGCGTCACCGCCTGTTATGTTGCTCAGTGGCTTCATCCTGAATCCATCTATACTACCAAGCTGGCCAAGCGAGGCGTTCGCTTTTCCGGGGGTAGAGACATGGACATTATGCAAGGGGTGCGGGTTAGCGAGGTCATGCGCAACCGACCTGTAACGGTGCATAAGAATCAACCCATCAGCGAACTCCTTGCCCTCTTCCAAGAGACCAACCTTCTTGGTTTTCCGGTAGTGGCCGATGACAACAAAGTCTGGGGTATTGTTACCCTACAGGATATGCACAAGGCAGAATCAAAACCTGACTTTTCATCTAAAGGACTGGTTGTGGCAGATATTGCTACCGAAGATCCTATCACCGCCTTTAGCGATGAACCCATCTGGACGGCAATTCAAAAGATGAGCCCCAGAGACCTTGCCCGCCTCCCCGTTGTCAGCCGAGACGGTTCAGGCCAACTCTGCGGTGTAATTAGCAGGAGTGATATTCTCCGTGCTTACGATGTGGGCGTTATGCGCAAACAGCGAGGTCAATTTGTTGAGGGGCAGGTTGATCTGCGTAAGCAGACCGAAAATGCCTTTATGGAGTTTGTTATCTCGGAATCAGATACCTGTAATCAAAAATGCATCCGTGATCTCTCACTGCCGGAGCATGTTAACCTCGTTTCCATCAAGCGGGCAGGTGAGATTATTATCCCCCGGGGCAAGACCCAGTTGCTGGCAGGTGATGTGGTGAGTATATACGGCAAAATCAAAGAAAATGAAGAGACCAAGAACATGCTCAGCTGTTCCTCTCCATCATAG